In Blastocatellia bacterium, one genomic interval encodes:
- a CDS encoding ComEC/Rec2 family competence protein: MRDRVLPLHPTFQPLLFMGVAFAGGVYLGRFLGPTVSAPLLLALTLACGSFCAVVHWYLCRLERNAASDAAASERSVASVVFFAVLLVGYGVLGALSARVHAHHVAEHRLRRLLDTGVISPDDPVEVIGRLVSPSERAPLRAYLDVSVERITTRRQTHPASGRLRLMVMLSNEEAQREFDRLQEAGLGYGARLRILTRLNRPRSYRNPGVSDYGEYLEVRGYDLAGVVKSPLLITLLERNESLSFRTVVYDLREAAERRIDQLFSARTAGILKALLLGNRYFLDEETAERFRAGGTFHLLVISGAHIAAIAGAILWLISHYTRRWALRALPTIFLLWTYTVAVGGQAPVTRATVMMTVMLAAPFVFRQAQPVNTVGLAALLLLSHNPQELTSPSFQLTFLAVLSIVLLSLPLVGHLRAIGEWRPTVETPEPPSCPPAVRFLAETLFWDERRFQRDQQASPIRFRLDKADAARWLGRLPGVQPLVRFCVLSLLVSGVTQMALLPLMAIYFHRVVLAGIVLNVVIALFVTLIGSSAILALGLSVMDLPLAYLVGRVTDRLTDAMMRSFDFPLSFRGASFRVPEYSGPGVVIYVVYFATLVYWAVRLSRWQPVTFHPRQHAKEKAILPVGSRRSRRRLLPHLVAVAWVVSFLLIATYPVSHRYQKGWLRLHFLDVGHGDCTLLELPDGTIMLVDGGGEFRWEEIARKPRPGPSETITARGNTGEMEPDFTDDSRSVGEVAVSPALWSRGIKRIAYLVLTHADADHLDGLFAVVKNFGVGRVLIAQPPVADARVDRFMRVLDSRRIPVQVLGMGDRFQIAGVQFVVLWPPRQDAPPLRWSNDRSLVLRISYGRMSILLAGDIERAEEHALLETGFDLHSQVLKVPHHGSRTSSTEPFLTRVRPAWAIITAPERSPFHHPHPDVVQRYRARGVCLLQTGRDGMITFETDGQILHMRTHSQL, translated from the coding sequence ATGCGTGACCGAGTCCTTCCTCTTCACCCGACGTTTCAGCCGCTGCTCTTTATGGGTGTGGCGTTTGCCGGAGGAGTTTATCTGGGGCGGTTTCTCGGACCGACCGTCTCGGCCCCCCTGCTCCTTGCTCTTACGCTCGCCTGCGGAAGCTTCTGTGCGGTCGTCCACTGGTATCTTTGTCGCCTCGAACGGAATGCGGCTTCGGATGCAGCGGCCTCGGAGAGGTCTGTCGCATCGGTTGTGTTCTTCGCCGTGTTGCTGGTCGGCTATGGTGTGCTTGGCGCCCTCTCGGCTCGGGTCCATGCTCATCATGTTGCCGAGCATCGTCTGCGTCGCCTTCTCGATACCGGGGTGATCAGCCCGGATGATCCGGTCGAAGTCATCGGGCGGCTCGTGAGTCCTTCCGAAAGGGCTCCCCTTCGCGCCTACCTCGATGTCAGCGTCGAGAGGATCACGACGCGACGACAGACGCATCCCGCCAGCGGTCGCCTTCGGCTCATGGTGATGCTGAGCAATGAGGAGGCACAACGGGAATTCGATCGGCTTCAGGAAGCAGGTCTCGGCTATGGTGCCCGGCTGCGAATCCTCACGCGACTGAATCGTCCCCGGAGCTATCGCAATCCCGGTGTGTCCGACTACGGCGAGTATCTGGAGGTGCGCGGTTACGATCTCGCCGGGGTGGTGAAAAGTCCGTTGCTTATCACCCTGCTGGAAAGAAACGAGTCGCTGTCGTTTCGGACCGTCGTTTATGATCTCCGAGAGGCTGCTGAGAGGCGGATTGACCAACTGTTCTCTGCCCGCACGGCCGGCATTCTCAAAGCCCTTTTGCTGGGGAATCGCTATTTCCTCGACGAAGAGACTGCCGAACGGTTCCGCGCCGGCGGGACCTTTCATCTGCTGGTGATTTCGGGAGCCCATATCGCGGCCATTGCCGGAGCGATCCTCTGGCTGATCTCGCACTACACGCGGCGGTGGGCGCTGCGGGCGCTGCCGACGATTTTTCTCCTCTGGACGTACACCGTCGCCGTTGGAGGACAGGCTCCGGTCACGCGGGCGACGGTGATGATGACGGTGATGCTCGCGGCCCCGTTTGTCTTTCGCCAGGCTCAGCCGGTCAACACGGTGGGATTGGCGGCGCTTCTACTGCTCAGTCATAATCCACAGGAGCTGACTTCGCCTTCTTTTCAGCTGACCTTTCTCGCCGTGCTCAGCATCGTCCTGCTCAGTCTACCCCTCGTTGGTCATCTTCGGGCCATCGGCGAGTGGCGACCTACGGTTGAGACGCCGGAACCGCCGTCCTGCCCGCCTGCTGTGCGATTCCTGGCGGAAACGCTCTTCTGGGATGAGCGCCGATTTCAGCGTGACCAGCAGGCATCGCCGATTCGATTTCGCCTGGACAAAGCTGACGCAGCTCGCTGGCTCGGTCGCCTGCCGGGAGTTCAGCCTCTCGTGCGCTTCTGCGTTCTTTCCCTGCTCGTCTCCGGCGTTACTCAGATGGCGCTTCTGCCGCTCATGGCCATCTATTTCCATCGCGTCGTTTTGGCGGGAATTGTCCTCAACGTTGTCATCGCCCTTTTTGTGACCCTGATCGGATCATCGGCCATTCTGGCGCTGGGGCTATCGGTGATGGACCTCCCACTGGCTTATCTGGTTGGACGTGTCACTGATCGGCTGACCGACGCGATGATGCGAAGCTTCGACTTCCCGTTAAGTTTTCGCGGGGCGAGCTTTCGCGTGCCCGAGTATTCCGGTCCCGGGGTCGTGATCTATGTCGTCTATTTTGCGACGCTCGTCTATTGGGCTGTTCGACTGAGTCGCTGGCAACCGGTGACGTTTCATCCCCGGCAGCATGCGAAGGAGAAAGCCATCCTGCCTGTGGGATCGCGCCGCAGCCGACGGCGGCTTCTGCCGCATCTCGTTGCAGTGGCCTGGGTCGTGAGCTTTTTGTTGATCGCCACGTATCCCGTCAGCCACCGCTATCAAAAGGGATGGCTCCGCCTCCATTTTCTCGATGTAGGGCATGGGGATTGTACTCTTTTAGAGCTGCCGGATGGAACGATAATGCTCGTTGATGGAGGCGGGGAGTTCCGATGGGAGGAGATTGCACGAAAACCGAGACCTGGCCCCAGCGAGACGATCACCGCTCGGGGTAACACAGGGGAAATGGAGCCCGATTTCACCGATGACAGCCGGTCGGTCGGCGAAGTAGCCGTCTCACCAGCTCTCTGGTCACGGGGCATCAAGCGGATCGCCTATCTGGTTCTGACGCATGCGGATGCAGATCACCTCGACGGCCTCTTCGCCGTGGTGAAAAACTTCGGCGTGGGAAGAGTTTTAATCGCTCAGCCCCCTGTGGCTGACGCGCGGGTTGACCGGTTCATGAGAGTACTCGATTCTCGACGGATTCCCGTCCAGGTCCTGGGCATGGGAGACCGCTTTCAGATAGCGGGCGTGCAGTTTGTCGTCCTCTGGCCGCCGCGCCAGGATGCGCCACCGCTTCGATGGAGTAACGACCGGTCGCTCGTCCTGCGCATAAGCTATGGGCGGATGTCAATTCTCCTGGCGGGAGATATCGAGCGGGCCGAGGAACACGCACTGCTTGAGACCGGCTTCGATCTCCACAGTCAGGTGCTGAAGGTCCCGCACCACGGCAGTCGCACAAGCAGCACCGAGCCCTTCCTCACCCGCGTCCGGCCGGCATGGGCGATCATCACGGCTCCAGAGCGGAGTCCGTTCCACCATCCCCATCCCGATGTGGTGCAACGCTATCGCGCCCGGGGAGTCTGCCTCCTGCAAACAGGCCGCGACGGCATGATCACATTCGAGACCGATGGCCAGATTCTCCACATGCGTACCCACAGCCAACTGTAA
- a CDS encoding DUF72 domain-containing protein produces MTRASPFPPTVHVGTSSWSSPDWYGVFYPPELKPADFLSYYARHFDTVEIDATWHHPPSPALVDGWRQRTPEGFRFAAKVPQTITHKKYLLDCDREMTQFLRTMERLGDRLGPLVFQFPYVAKGKDEHEYRTGEDFLRRLRTFLPTLPREFRYAVEVRNPGWVTEDLLSLLRTYDIALTLISYYTMPPLDELMQKKDVVTTDFTLIRFLGHHKQMDALVARLIKEGRKEKEWDELVLDRTPDMQRWVPAINRLAARGIEIYVYFNNHYAGFAIGSIRLFEEVWRKSC; encoded by the coding sequence ATGACTCGTGCGAGTCCTTTCCCTCCGACGGTTCACGTCGGCACCTCAAGCTGGTCATCGCCCGACTGGTACGGCGTTTTTTATCCCCCAGAACTCAAACCGGCTGATTTCCTCAGCTATTACGCCCGCCACTTCGATACGGTGGAAATTGATGCCACCTGGCATCACCCGCCCTCACCGGCGCTGGTGGACGGATGGCGGCAGCGCACGCCGGAGGGCTTCCGGTTCGCTGCTAAAGTGCCTCAAACGATCACCCATAAGAAATATCTCCTGGATTGCGACCGGGAGATGACGCAGTTTCTTCGGACGATGGAGCGGCTCGGCGACAGGCTGGGCCCGCTCGTCTTTCAATTCCCCTACGTCGCCAAAGGAAAAGATGAGCACGAGTATCGGACCGGCGAGGACTTCCTCCGTCGGCTGCGGACTTTCCTGCCCACGCTCCCCCGTGAGTTTCGCTATGCTGTTGAGGTGAGAAATCCCGGCTGGGTGACCGAAGACCTCCTCTCCCTCCTTCGCACATACGACATCGCGCTGACGCTCATCAGCTATTACACCATGCCGCCTCTCGACGAGCTGATGCAGAAGAAAGACGTCGTCACCACCGACTTCACCCTCATTCGCTTCCTCGGCCATCATAAGCAGATGGATGCGCTCGTCGCCCGACTCATCAAAGAGGGAAGGAAGGAAAAGGAGTGGGACGAACTCGTCCTGGATCGAACGCCAGACATGCAGCGGTGGGTACCGGCCATCAACCGACTCGCCGCGCGGGGGATTGAGATCTACGTCTATTTCAACAACCACTACGCGGGATTTGCCATCGGCTCGATTCGCCTGTTTGAGGAAGTGTGGAGAAAGTCCTGTTAA
- a CDS encoding enoyl-ACP reductase gives MLEGKKGIVFGIANKRSIAWAITQRVAQAGARLALTYQNERLGENVRELAATLDNPLLLPCDVSDDAQIEAVFQAVAQEFQQLDFLVHSVAFAPREDLENDFINTSREGYRIAHDVSVYSLIALARRAAPLMEGHGSIVTLTYLGSERVMPGYNIMGAAKAALESAVKYLAYELGPRGIRVNAISPGPIRTLAASGVPGFTKMLRHVSQTAPLRKNTDPSEVADVALFLVSHLSRGITGEIIFVDGGYHIMGMTVPDSAPDTAS, from the coding sequence ATGCTGGAAGGGAAAAAAGGAATCGTCTTTGGAATCGCCAACAAGCGAAGTATCGCCTGGGCGATCACCCAGCGAGTGGCTCAGGCCGGAGCACGCCTGGCTCTCACCTATCAGAATGAGAGACTGGGCGAGAACGTGCGCGAGCTGGCCGCCACTTTGGATAATCCTCTTCTTCTCCCCTGTGATGTCTCGGATGACGCTCAGATCGAGGCCGTCTTCCAGGCGGTGGCTCAGGAGTTTCAGCAACTCGATTTTCTCGTCCACTCGGTGGCGTTTGCGCCCCGCGAGGACCTGGAGAACGACTTCATCAACACTTCCCGCGAGGGCTACCGCATTGCTCATGACGTGAGCGTCTACTCGCTCATTGCACTGGCGCGGCGGGCGGCCCCCTTGATGGAGGGTCACGGCAGCATCGTCACGCTCACCTATCTGGGAAGCGAGCGCGTCATGCCCGGCTACAACATCATGGGAGCAGCCAAGGCGGCGCTGGAGTCGGCGGTGAAATATCTGGCCTACGAATTGGGTCCCAGGGGCATTCGCGTCAACGCCATCTCGCCGGGCCCCATTCGCACGCTGGCGGCCAGCGGAGTTCCCGGCTTCACGAAGATGCTCAGACACGTCAGCCAAACGGCTCCGTTGCGCAAAAATACCGATCCGAGCGAAGTCGCTGATGTCGCCCTCTTCCTCGTCAGCCATCTCTCGCGCGGCATCACCGGAGAGATCATCTTCGTTGACGGTGGATACCACATCATGGGGATGACGGTGCCCGACTCGGCACCGGATACGGCATCATGA
- a CDS encoding zinc ribbon domain-containing protein, with amino-acid sequence MPIYEYQCEVCQEKFEKIVFNAEAAVVCPRCHSQRCERLLSTFAFSLGGRFTPSAMAGGCSACRGGGCACHHSSSGR; translated from the coding sequence ATGCCGATCTACGAATATCAGTGCGAAGTCTGTCAGGAGAAATTCGAGAAGATCGTCTTCAACGCCGAGGCCGCCGTCGTCTGTCCCCGGTGTCACAGTCAGCGATGCGAGCGGCTTCTTTCGACTTTCGCTTTCAGTCTGGGCGGTCGTTTCACTCCGAGCGCGATGGCCGGCGGATGTTCGGCCTGCCGCGGCGGCGGTTGCGCCTGTCACCACTCGTCATCGGGACGATGA
- a CDS encoding acyl-CoA carboxylase subunit beta: MAIEEKLRVLSERERLAEAGGGAERVARQHAEGKLTARERIELLLDEGTFEEFDKFKTHRCTDFGMQNERYLGDGVIAGWGKIDGRTVFVFAQDFTVFGGSLSESNAEKICKIMDLAMKVGAPIIGLNDSGGARIQEGVASLAGYADIFLRNVLASGVVPQISAIMGPCAGGAVYSPALTDFIIMTKKSSYMFITGPDVIRAVTHEDVTKEDLGGAMTHNTRSGVAHFAAEDDEDCLHLIRELLSFMPSNNLDDPPRRVCHDPIDRVEERLNTIVPSEPHLPYDIRDVIHLVVDDGYFLEVQEHFAQNIVIGFARLNGRPVGIVANQPAVLAGVLDIDASVKAARFVRFCDCFNIPLVTFEDVPGFLPGVDQEHRGVIRHGAKLLYAFAEATVPKVTVITRKSYGGAYCVMGSKHIRTDVNYAWPTAEIAVMGPEGAVNILYRRDLQRAANPEELRQALIREYEEKFASPYVAAERGFIDEVIEPKWTRLKLIRALEMLDTKRDTNPPKKHGNIPL, from the coding sequence ATGGCCATTGAGGAAAAACTTCGGGTGTTGAGCGAGCGTGAACGCCTGGCGGAAGCCGGTGGGGGAGCCGAGCGCGTCGCCCGTCAACATGCCGAGGGAAAATTGACGGCGCGCGAGCGCATCGAGCTACTGCTCGATGAAGGCACGTTCGAGGAGTTCGATAAGTTCAAAACTCACCGGTGCACGGATTTCGGCATGCAAAATGAACGCTATCTCGGCGACGGAGTCATCGCCGGATGGGGCAAAATTGATGGGCGCACGGTGTTCGTCTTCGCTCAGGATTTCACCGTCTTCGGCGGATCGCTCTCCGAGAGCAATGCCGAGAAGATCTGCAAGATCATGGACCTGGCAATGAAGGTGGGCGCTCCGATCATCGGCTTGAACGATTCCGGTGGAGCGCGCATTCAAGAAGGCGTGGCATCACTGGCCGGCTACGCCGACATCTTCCTGCGCAATGTGCTCGCCTCCGGCGTCGTTCCTCAGATCTCCGCCATCATGGGACCGTGTGCGGGAGGAGCCGTCTACAGTCCGGCGCTCACCGATTTCATCATCATGACCAAAAAGAGCAGCTACATGTTCATCACCGGACCCGACGTCATCCGCGCCGTCACCCATGAGGATGTGACCAAGGAAGACCTCGGTGGAGCCATGACGCATAACACGCGCAGCGGCGTCGCCCATTTTGCTGCCGAGGATGATGAGGATTGTCTCCACCTCATTCGAGAGCTGCTCTCCTTCATGCCGTCGAATAATCTCGATGATCCGCCCCGGCGGGTCTGTCATGATCCGATTGATCGGGTGGAGGAGCGATTGAACACGATCGTTCCGTCGGAGCCTCATCTCCCCTACGACATTCGGGACGTCATTCATCTGGTCGTGGATGATGGGTATTTCCTCGAAGTCCAGGAGCACTTCGCCCAGAACATCGTCATCGGGTTTGCCCGTCTCAATGGCCGGCCCGTGGGGATCGTGGCCAATCAGCCGGCGGTGCTGGCGGGCGTCCTCGATATTGATGCCTCGGTGAAAGCCGCCCGCTTCGTGCGTTTCTGCGATTGTTTCAATATCCCGCTGGTGACATTTGAGGACGTACCGGGATTTCTTCCCGGCGTGGATCAAGAACATCGAGGGGTGATTCGACACGGGGCCAAACTCCTCTATGCGTTCGCTGAGGCGACGGTGCCGAAGGTCACGGTCATCACCCGGAAGTCCTACGGGGGAGCCTATTGCGTCATGGGGTCCAAGCACATTCGCACCGATGTCAATTACGCGTGGCCGACCGCCGAGATCGCCGTCATGGGCCCTGAAGGAGCCGTCAATATCCTCTATCGTCGTGATCTTCAACGGGCAGCCAATCCCGAGGAACTGCGTCAGGCTCTGATTCGCGAGTACGAGGAGAAGTTCGCCTCGCCCTACGTGGCGGCGGAACGGGGATTCATTGACGAAGTGATCGAGCCGAAATGGACCCGACTGAAACTCATTCGGGCGCTGGAGATGCTCGACACCAAGCGGGATACGAATCCGCCAAAAAAACATGGCAATATTCCGCTCTAG
- a CDS encoding ABC transporter ATP-binding protein, whose product MIATQRLTKIYNGTVALDGLTLTIHSGEIFGVLGPNGAGKTTTVRLLACLIAPTSGEATIAGYRLGRDDHIIRRLIGIVTESPGLYERLSTWKNLDIYARLYGVKNAAAQVEKYLRLLDLWDRRHEPVGTFSKGMKQKVALARALVHEPRILLLDEPTSGLDPKTTKTVRDFIAQLRDEGRTILLCTHNLDEAERLCDRILVLKTRAVAVDTPEALRRRLFGRRVVVTLRAIDEPILRALRSLPVVRDIRQENHRLVIEVNDPENDNPLLIRALVEAGADIQFVTEEEHSLEDVYLKLIEEGAAGGGASPVTARPHSPPRQHGVS is encoded by the coding sequence ATGATTGCCACTCAGCGTCTGACGAAAATCTACAATGGAACGGTCGCGCTTGATGGTCTCACTCTGACGATTCATTCCGGCGAAATCTTCGGTGTCCTGGGACCGAATGGGGCAGGGAAGACCACAACCGTGCGGTTGCTCGCCTGTTTGATCGCGCCGACATCGGGTGAGGCTACCATCGCGGGATACCGGCTCGGACGCGACGATCACATCATCCGTCGTCTCATCGGCATCGTCACCGAGTCACCCGGCCTCTACGAGCGGTTGAGCACCTGGAAGAATCTGGACATCTACGCCCGACTCTATGGCGTGAAGAACGCCGCCGCTCAAGTGGAAAAATATCTCCGCCTGCTCGATCTCTGGGACCGACGGCATGAGCCGGTGGGAACCTTCTCCAAAGGGATGAAGCAGAAAGTGGCCCTGGCCCGGGCACTGGTGCATGAGCCGCGGATCTTGCTTCTGGATGAGCCGACCTCCGGGCTCGATCCCAAGACGACAAAGACCGTCCGGGATTTCATCGCGCAGCTTCGGGACGAGGGGCGAACGATTCTCCTCTGCACCCACAATCTGGACGAGGCCGAACGGCTCTGCGACCGCATCCTGGTGCTCAAAACCCGCGCCGTGGCCGTGGATACGCCGGAAGCGCTCCGCCGTCGGCTCTTCGGTCGTCGGGTGGTCGTCACGCTCCGGGCCATTGATGAGCCAATCCTTCGAGCACTTCGTTCGCTTCCGGTCGTCAGAGACATTCGCCAGGAAAATCACCGGCTGGTCATCGAGGTGAATGATCCGGAGAACGATAATCCGCTCCTCATTCGCGCTCTCGTCGAGGCCGGAGCCGACATTCAGTTCGTCACCGAAGAGGAGCACTCGCTCGAAGATGTCTATTTGAAATTGATCGAGGAGGGGGCGGCTGGCGGGGGTGCTTCGCCCGTGACGGCCCGCCCGCACTCGCCACCGAGGCAACACGGAGTTTCGTAA
- a CDS encoding ABC transporter permease subunit → MSHPILVILEKEWADLVRHRLLLVSMIVPALILLVLPFVVAVVIPVVVGAEAFSDHGIQQMMELLRQVSPEMRSLPPLVQFQIYLFRQFLLLLALVPVMGGLAISTFSIIGEKQARSLEPLLATPITTTELLIGKCLGAGLPAIALTWLMGGLYAAGMWAMCPPEVLYHVMDGMGLTVIFLISPLVAMLGLNLGVVVSSRSNDPRTAQQIGVVVILPLIALFISQLRGLYLLTLPHVLVGAVLLLVINAIILTIGVKLFERETILTRWK, encoded by the coding sequence ATGTCGCATCCGATTCTCGTCATTCTGGAAAAGGAATGGGCCGATTTGGTGCGCCATCGGCTGTTGCTCGTCTCGATGATCGTGCCTGCCCTTATCCTGCTCGTCCTTCCGTTCGTGGTGGCCGTAGTGATCCCCGTTGTGGTGGGAGCGGAAGCATTTTCCGATCACGGCATCCAGCAGATGATGGAATTGTTGCGTCAGGTGTCACCGGAGATGCGCTCGCTGCCCCCGCTGGTGCAATTTCAAATCTACCTGTTCCGCCAGTTCCTCTTGCTACTGGCGCTCGTGCCGGTGATGGGGGGATTGGCGATTTCAACCTTCAGCATCATCGGCGAGAAGCAGGCGCGAAGTCTGGAACCGCTTCTGGCCACGCCGATCACGACGACGGAATTGCTCATCGGCAAATGTCTCGGCGCCGGACTGCCGGCCATCGCGCTCACCTGGCTCATGGGAGGGCTCTACGCCGCGGGAATGTGGGCGATGTGTCCGCCCGAGGTTCTGTATCACGTCATGGATGGGATGGGCTTGACGGTGATCTTCCTGATCTCACCGCTTGTGGCGATGCTCGGCTTGAACCTCGGCGTCGTCGTCTCGTCGCGGTCGAATGATCCCCGCACGGCGCAGCAAATCGGCGTGGTGGTCATCCTCCCCCTCATCGCTCTGTTCATCAGCCAGTTGCGCGGCCTCTATCTGCTCACGCTCCCGCATGTTCTCGTGGGTGCTGTACTGCTGCTCGTCATCAATGCGATTATCCTCACCATCGGCGTCAAGCTCTTTGAGCGGGAAACGATCCTCACCCGCTGGAAATAA
- a CDS encoding farnesyl diphosphate synthase, whose translation MSKAFRLDEYLAVQRELIDRALDELTPEETTPPEAIHRAMRYSLFAGGKRIRPILTLATGEMFGAGRDELLPVASAIEMIHTYSLIHDDLPALDNDDWRRGRPTCHKVFGEALAILAGDALLTLAFRTLAEAPLRHPEHYARVISEIAQAAGTVEGMIGGQVLDLLTEGQPYDAQTLATIHRSKTGALITAAVRVGGIIGGASDEALARLTRYGQCIGLAFQIADDLLDVTASPAEMGKATGKDAARQKATYPRLFGVEASRAKAEELVAQAIEAVRPLAGSQVLVEIARFIVARRM comes from the coding sequence ATGAGCAAAGCCTTTCGTCTGGACGAGTATCTGGCGGTGCAAAGAGAGTTGATTGATCGGGCGCTGGATGAGCTGACGCCGGAGGAGACAACACCGCCCGAGGCGATCCATCGGGCCATGCGCTACAGCCTCTTTGCCGGAGGCAAACGGATCAGGCCGATTCTCACACTGGCGACCGGCGAGATGTTCGGCGCGGGCCGTGACGAACTGCTTCCCGTTGCCTCGGCCATCGAGATGATTCACACCTACTCGCTCATTCACGACGATCTCCCGGCGCTCGACAACGACGATTGGCGGCGCGGTCGCCCGACCTGTCACAAGGTTTTCGGCGAAGCTCTGGCCATTCTGGCCGGTGATGCCCTGTTGACGCTGGCCTTCAGGACGCTGGCCGAAGCTCCACTCCGCCATCCCGAGCATTACGCGCGTGTGATCTCGGAGATCGCCCAAGCGGCCGGCACCGTCGAGGGCATGATTGGCGGGCAGGTCCTGGACCTGCTCACCGAAGGGCAGCCATACGATGCGCAAACGCTGGCGACGATTCACCGGTCGAAGACAGGTGCCCTCATCACGGCAGCCGTGCGCGTCGGCGGCATCATCGGCGGCGCCTCTGACGAAGCACTCGCCCGGCTCACCCGCTACGGGCAGTGCATCGGGCTGGCCTTTCAAATCGCCGACGATCTGCTCGATGTGACGGCCAGTCCTGCCGAGATGGGGAAAGCAACGGGCAAAGATGCTGCCCGGCAAAAAGCCACCTATCCTCGCCTGTTCGGTGTGGAAGCATCACGGGCAAAAGCGGAAGAACTCGTCGCCCAGGCCATCGAGGCCGTTCGCCCCCTGGCGGGCTCTCAGGTTCTCGTGGAAATCGCCCGCTTTATTGTGGCCCGGCGAATGTAG
- a CDS encoding PASTA domain-containing protein, with protein sequence MTGVKGEKLRIRQAPAGRIVRSVKQVVFVLSLGGLFVLSTSVAIYLAMRQPQVKTPQLIGMSLPQAQEMARRLGLELQVKNRRYDDRYPPDAVVDQWPPPGMTIKRGQAMRVVLSQGKRPGPAEAVVAPVEAKPLPEPAAETAPPAPVVRPAPAAPAEPAVVTETKPTPEKVEKAEEKREPVMTGPPPTPPAAKQPETSPEKPSAPPGEPASPARRPGKHGERKPGSHG encoded by the coding sequence GTGACCGGGGTGAAGGGTGAAAAACTGAGGATTCGCCAGGCTCCGGCGGGACGCATTGTTCGCTCGGTCAAACAGGTGGTGTTTGTCCTGAGCCTGGGCGGGCTCTTTGTTCTGAGTACGTCGGTGGCCATTTATCTGGCGATGCGCCAGCCTCAGGTGAAGACTCCTCAACTCATCGGTATGTCGCTGCCTCAGGCGCAAGAAATGGCCCGGCGGCTCGGTCTGGAACTTCAGGTGAAAAATCGTCGCTATGATGACCGTTATCCTCCCGATGCTGTGGTGGATCAATGGCCCCCACCGGGAATGACGATCAAGCGAGGTCAGGCCATGCGGGTGGTCCTCAGTCAGGGAAAGCGACCTGGACCGGCGGAAGCTGTCGTCGCGCCTGTGGAGGCGAAACCGCTGCCGGAACCTGCGGCGGAGACGGCACCTCCGGCTCCGGTTGTTAGGCCGGCTCCTGCTGCTCCGGCGGAACCGGCAGTGGTGACGGAGACGAAGCCGACCCCCGAGAAAGTTGAGAAGGCTGAAGAAAAGCGAGAACCGGTGATGACCGGTCCTCCGCCGACACCGCCTGCGGCCAAGCAACCCGAAACGAGTCCCGAGAAGCCATCGGCCCCGCCCGGAGAGCCCGCGTCGCCCGCCAGGCGTCCGGGCAAACACGGAGAGAGAAAGCCGGGATCGCACGGATGA
- the rpe gene encoding ribulose-phosphate 3-epimerase: MIELAPSILSADFARLGEQVALVERAGAHLIHVDVMDGRFVPNLTVGPLIVEAVRRVTHLPIDVHLMIVEPERYLDAFARAGAQLISVHLEASPHLHRTLSRIRELGCRAGIAINPATSLALLDDALDQADYVLVMSVNPGFGGQQFIPTALDKVRRLAQMIDARGLPTRIEIDGGIGLENFADVVAAGARMIVAGSAIFGAPDPAAVVGKMLELARSFEAHARS, encoded by the coding sequence ATGATTGAACTGGCCCCATCCATTTTGTCGGCGGATTTCGCCCGCCTGGGCGAGCAAGTCGCCCTCGTCGAGCGAGCCGGTGCCCATCTCATCCACGTGGATGTGATGGATGGGCGGTTTGTCCCCAATCTCACCGTGGGACCGCTCATCGTCGAAGCTGTTCGCCGCGTGACGCACCTGCCCATTGATGTTCATCTGATGATCGTCGAGCCCGAACGATACCTCGATGCATTCGCTCGTGCCGGTGCTCAGTTGATCTCGGTCCATCTGGAAGCCAGCCCCCACCTGCACCGCACGCTCAGCCGAATCCGCGAGCTGGGATGTCGGGCGGGGATCGCCATCAATCCGGCGACATCACTGGCGCTGCTTGATGATGCTCTGGATCAGGCCGATTACGTTCTGGTGATGTCGGTCAATCCCGGATTTGGCGGACAGCAGTTTATCCCGACGGCGCTCGATAAAGTGCGGCGCCTGGCCCAAATGATTGACGCGCGCGGGCTTCCGACGCGCATCGAGATTGACGGGGGAATCGGCCTGGAAAACTTCGCCGATGTGGTGGCGGCGGGGGCCCGAATGATCGTGGCCGGTTCAGCGATTTTTGGGGCCCCCGACCCTGCCGCTGTCGTGGGGAAGATGCTAGAATTAGCTCGCAGCTTTGAGGCCCATGCCCGGAGCTGA